The Catenulispora sp. EB89 sequence CAGAATGCGGACACATCATCCCGCTGGATCGTCCCGAGGCTTTGCTGGCCGCGCTGAACGATTTCCTGATCACGAACCGCTGATCGGGTCCAACTGTTCCGGTGCCGGACGCAGCAGCCAGATGTCCCCGCCGGGCGGCGTCGGGAGGTGCGACACGGCGGCGCGCGCCGTGCGGTCTCCGGCGTCAGCGGCCGCGTGGACGACGTCGTCCGCGGCGAACGCCTGGAACTGGAGCTCCGGGTACGTCCACGCGGCCTGGCCGGTGGCGGCCGGGACCACGAAGTCGACGGCCTTGAACAGCGTGCCGCCGGTCGGGGTGGCGTAGTGCCACAGGTCGACGCCGACGTGCTTGCCGATCATCGCCAGCCGGGTCAGGGCCACCAGGTCGAAGGTCGAGTAGTGGAAGCTGCGGGTCCGGGCCAGCTCCAGCGGCAGGCCGCCGTTCGCGGCGATCTGCACGTTCAGCCGCTTGGTCTGCGCGGTCACGACGATCGAGCGGGCCAGCGCCGGCTGCCCGGTGGCCAGCGCGAGCGCGGCCTCCTGCATGTCGAAGAACGAGCCGTGGTTGTTGGTCGACGCGGCCTCGTCGGAGGCGTTCTTGCTGGTCTGCAGCCAGCCGAGGAACTGCTTGTTCCAGGTGGTCATGCCGGCCTGGTCCGCGGCCGACCAGCCGGGCGCGCCGGTGTTGAGCAGCGCGACGGCGTCCAGGATGTCAGTGAACTGCTGCGAGAAGTCGATGATCCCGATGCCGCGGCCGCTGACCGCGCAGGGGATGAACTGCGTGTAGTCCAGGCTCGGGTTCATGCGCGTGGCCGGGTCGACGAACCAGGTGCGCAGATCCAGCGCCGCCCGCTGCGCGTACGCCGCGTCGCCGGTGTAGTACCAGGCCAGCGTGAGGTCGTAGACGGCATTGAACATCTCGCCACGCTCGGCGTGGTCGGTGATGTCGTCGATCGCAGGATTGCGCACGCCGTCGCGCTGCACGTACGGGCAGCCCCAGGGGTTGGCGGCGGTGGCGGGCTGCGTCGGCCACCAGTAAGGGGCCTGACTCAGGTAGTCGTGCTTGTCGCCGCTCGGCGGCAGCTGCGGCTTGTCCGTCACGGACCAGGGCCCGGCGGTGAGCGCGGCGTCGGCCTGCTTGCGCAGGTCGGCGAGCGGGGCTTGCAGCGACGGCAGCCCGACGCGCACGAGCTCGCGGGTCAGGGCCAGGCGGTAGCCGTCCAGGACGACGGTCGCCGGGACCTGGAACCGGTGCGCCGGCGAGCTCTGCTGCGCGGAGCCCGCTGCCGAGGCTGTGGCTGCCGATGGCGCGAACAGACTGGTGACGAGTGCGAGGGCTGCGAGTATTCGGGGCGTCGTGCGGCTGCGTTTCAACGAAGGTCTCCCGTTCCGCCTGGTAGAGGTGATTCACATACGTGAAGCGATGACAGAGCCATGAATTCCGCGGCCTCAGTGTCGCGCGGGAGACGGGGCACGTCAATGAACTCATTCGGTCCGGTCCACCGGCCGGATAAATCAGTTGTCCGTGCTCTGCGGGCCCGGCAGGATGTACCCATCAAGCGGTTCCGAAGCCGAGATCGGACAGGAAGGGGCAGGGACATGACCGTCGTAGCGACCCGACTGTGCGTCCTCCGGTCCCTGTGCCTTGCACGCCTTCCGGAGGAGATCTCGGCCTGACCGTCACCAGGTGACGGTCCAAGGGCCGCCCGCCGGAAGGGGAAACCTCCGGCGGGCGGCCCTTTCTCGTACCGCAAGCTTCCGTAGCCCAATTGGGAGAGGCACGGCGTTCAGAGCGCCGTCAGTGTGGGTTCGAATCCCACCGGGAGCACTGGGCCTGATTTCGCGTCCCTCGTAAGGGTTTCGGCGGTTCCGTTCGTCGCCCAGAACTATTGGTCTGAACCAATCTTGTAAATGGTCTTGACCAATCTGTTCCCCGCACGTACAAAGTGGACACCGGGCCACCCCACGGGCTCGGCGAGTTGCGCAATCCACCAGCACCTCTCCCCACCCTTGGAGGGCTCATGCGGATCGGAAGACGGAATCTTCGCGCAGCACTGACAGCCGGCTCGGCGTTCGGGCTGGCGGTCGGCGCGACAGCTGTCGCGGTGGCCACGGCCCCCGCGGCGCAGGCCACCACGTGCGCCGCGGCGTGGAGTTCCACCGCCGTCTACACCGCCGGCCAGCAGGCCAGCGAGAACGGGACCAACTACACCGCCAACTGGTGGACCCAGGGCAATGACCCGGCGACCAACAACGGCGGATCCGGCACCGGACAGCCGTGGACGTCCAACGGGGCGTGTACCGGCGGCGGCACCACCGGTGGCGGAACCGGTGGCGGTACCGGCGGAACCGGCGGCGGCACCGGTGGGGTGAGCGGCCTGCTGCTCAGCCCGTACAAGGACGTCACCGTCAACATGAACTGGAACACCTACCAGATGCAGTCGGCCGTGACCGGGTCCGCCCTGCCGGTCGTGGGTTCCGGGAGCCTGGTGTCGCAGTACATTCCGAAACTGCCCGCGATCACCCTCGCGTTCGCCACCGGCTCCTGCGGCAGCGAGACCTGGGGCGGTGTTCCGGCCGCCGGCTTCGCCTCGGAGAACGTGGCCCAACTGCACGCCGCCAACCTGAACTACGTCGTGTCGACCGGAGGTGCGGCCGGGACCTTCACCTGTGCCTCGACGTCCGGCATGGACTCGTTCATCGCCCGCTACGCCAGCCCCAACATGGTCGGCGTCGACTTCGACATCGAAGGCGGCCAGAGCCAGTCCGACATCCAGAACCTCGTCGCCTCCGCGGTCGGAGCACAGGCGCAGTACCCGAATCTGCAGTTCTCCTTCACGCTCGCCACACTGGGCGCCTCCGACGGCAGCTACGGCGGCGTGAACTCGCTCGGCGACGAAGTCGTCCGGGCGGTGCGCGGCTCCAGCCTGAACCACTACGTCATCAACCTGATGACCATGGACTACGGCAGCGGATCCAGCAGCGTGTGCGTCGTCTCCGGCAGCAGTTGCCAGATGGCGCAGTCGGCGATCCAGGCGGTGAAGAACCTCGAGCACACCTACGGGATCCCGGCCAGCAAGATCGCCGTCACGCCGATGATCGGTATGAACGACGCCACCAGCGAGATCTTCACAGTCGCCGACGTCAACACCCTGTCGTCCTACGCAACCAGCAACGGCCTGGCCGGGCTGCACTTCTGGTCACTGGACCGGGACACGCCCTGCTCGGACACCTACGCGTCCCCCACCTGCAACTCCATCCCCAGCACGACAGCGCTGCAGTACACCAAGCAGTTCATGAGCGACACCGGGCACTGACGACGAACCCAGAGCGGGCCGCGCACGTCTCTGTGCGCGGCCCGCTCGATGCAGAACGCGAGGTGGATGGCCGGTGGCTGTCAGGCCGCCGGGTGTCAGCCGGCCTCGACCGGCCGTGCCCGCAGAGCGAGTCTGGTGGGGATCAGAACGGCGGCGGCGGCCAGGGCTGAGGTCGCAGTGATTATCGCCAGGTAGAGGAGCGGGGGAATGTAGGGGAGCGGGGAGCCGGTGAGGCCCAGGCTCACCATCATGAGCGGGGGGAGGGGGACCAGGGTGCCAACTGCCACCGCGATGAGGATCAGCATGAGCGTTTCCATGCGCATCATGCGCAGGACCTGGTCGGGCGTGGCGCCTACCAGCCGGAGGAGGGCGAACTCCCGGGTTCGGGAGAGGGTCGTCATCACCAGGGTGTTGGCCACGGCCACGGCTATGTAGCCGAAGACCAGGACCAGGGGGAGGGCGTTGCCCAGGAGGCCGGCTGTGGCTGTGCGTTGTTGGGCCGCGGACAGGCCGCCCTTGTCCCGCACTTGAAGGCCGGGGTATCGGGTGGTGAGGGCGGTGAGTTCGGCTTCGGTCTTCTTGGGGTCGGCTGTGCCTGCGACCCGGACGAGGACTGAGTCGTAGAGCCGGCGGGAGCTGTGCTGGAGGAGGGTCTCGGCAGTCAGGGTGACGTCGCCGAATCCGAGGCCGCGCTGGTAGATGGCGATCACCTGAGGGTGCACGGTCTGCCCGTCGGGGAGGTGGATGCGGGCCTTGTCCCCGATGCCGACGCCCAGGGTCGCGGCCGCCCCCTTGCTGAGCGCCACCGTGTCCGGGGCGAGCTTGTCCAGGCTGCCGGAGGTCACGTCCAAGTCGACGACCCGGTCCAGGTCGCCCGGGGCCAGGCCCTCGGCGGAGTACTTGAAGATCTCCGGGGAACCGAGCAGGGGCGTCGAGGCATAGAGGTCGATACGGATCGTGCCCACGGCGGTTTCCACGCCGGGGAGGCCCCGGATCTGCTGCGGGGCGTCCACCGGGAGGCCGCCGGCTTCGCCGGTGAGGGTGTAGTCGGCCAGGACGCCGGCTCGGGCCTGGTCGCCGGCGGCGGCGCTCATGGTGGTGGGGATGAACAGCTGGACGGAGGCGAAGCCGATGGCGAGGATCAGGGGGCCGATTCCGGCGGCCAGACGGCGGGCGTTGGCCTGGGTGTTGGCGACGGCGAGGTAGCCCAGGTCGCCGAAGCGGCGGCGGAAGGGCGCGGCCAGGAGCCGGGTCGCGCGGGCCACCACCGGCGGGGCCAGCATCAGGCAGGCGATCACCATGAGCAGGCCGCCGGTCGCCGCGCCGGCCACCGCGAAGACGCTGCCGAAGAACAACGGGAGCGTTGAGGCGGCGAAACCGATGAGCAGGAGCAGCGCCCCGAAGACGACCCGGGCCCGGCCCAGGCCCGGTTGCTCGGTCTGGGACCCGCTCAGCGCCTCCACCGGACGGATCGCCACCACTTTGCGGGCTACCGTGAACCCCGCCACCTGTGCCGCGAGCACTCCGATGCCGACCGCCGCGACCATGGGGATCGGACCGTAGGAGAACTCGAAATCCTCGGGCAGCATGCCGACGGCCGAGAACGCGGCGCGGAGCAGGCCGGCGACCGCCGTACCCGGGAAGCAGCCCAGCACCGAGGCCACCACCGAGATGAGCAGGACCTCGCCGGCGATCATCTTGTGGATCTGCTTGGGCGTCGCGCCGACCGCGCGCAGCAGCGCCAGTTCACGGCGCCGCTGGTGGACGTTCAGCGCCAGGGTGCTGCCCACCACCATCATGGTGATAATCACGACGGTGCCGCCCAGGGCGCCGGCCAGTTCCTTCAGCGTCCCCCGGGCCGACGCCACGTCCGGATTCTCCACGCTGCTGCGCCCGGCACCGGTGTAGAGCTCGGTCCCGGTGCCCTTCAGCGCCGCGCCGATCCGGCCCTTCAGCGTGCCGATGTCAGTGCCGTTCGTGCCCTGATCCGCCAGCACGCCGATCGCAGAAACCTGATCCGGGCGGCCGAACAGCGTGCGGGCCTCGTCGTCGGCGAAGAAGACCGGCGGCGTGCGCAGGGCACCGCCGCCGGTGAACGTCACGATGCCGACGACCCGGTACGGCGTCGCGGCGCGGGTGGAGGCGATCTCGACCGAGTCGCCGACCTTCGCCTGCACCCGGTCGGCGACCGAACGCTCCAGCACCACCTCGTCGGCCTGCTGCGGCTCCCGGCCGTCGCGCTGGAACGGACCGAGCCCGGCCGCGCTCCAGTTCGTCCCGTCCGAGGTTCGGCCGTCGGCCCCCTGCACCAGCTTCCCGTCCTTGTCGACGACCTGCGCCGGGAAGGTGAGCACGCCGACGGCCCGGCCGACCCCCGGGATGCCCGCCACCCGGCCGACCAGGTCGGCCGGGACGCCCGCCACATCGGTGATCGGCTTGCTCTTGGTCTTCTTCCCGTCGTGCACCGAGAACGACCGGTCCCCGCCGACGACGATCGGCGCGGCGGCGTAGCGCTGCACCGGGACTCCGTTGCCGATGCCGGACTGCAGGATGATGCCGAAAGCGGTGATGAGCACCGAGGCACCGAACAGGGCGACGAACGCCCCGACGAACCCGGCCTTGCGTTCTCTGAGGGTCTTGACGATCAGCTGGAACACGGCTCACCATTCCCCGAGCTTGGTCATCTGTTCGGCGACGCGCTCCGGTGTGGGATGCGTCATCTCCTCCGCGTGGCGGCCGTCCGCGAGGAACACCACACGGTGCGCGTAAGAGGCGGCGACCGGGTCGTGGGTCACCATCACCACCGTCTGGCCGAGGCGGTCCACGACCTCGCGCAGCAGACCGAGCACCTGCCTCGCGGTCCGGGTGTCCAGCGCCCCGGTCGGCTCGTCGGCGAACACCACCTCCGGCCGCGCCACCAGCGCGCGGGCGATGGCCACCCGCTGCTGCTGGCCGCCGGAGAGCTCGGCGGGCCGGCGGTTCATCTGCTCGGCCAGCCCCACCTGCCCCAGCACCTCGTGCAGCCGCGCGGGGTCGATCCGGCGTCCGGCCAGCATCAGCGGCACCGTGACGTTGTCGGCGACGGACAGCGCCGACAGCAGGTTGTACGCCTGGAAGACGAAGCCGACCCGCTCCCGGCGCAGGATGGTCAGCCCGACCTCGTCGAGCGTCGACAGGTCGGTGCCGCTGAGCACCACCGAGCCGGCGTCCGGCCGGTCCAGCCCGGCGGCGCAGTGCAGGAAGGTGCTCTTGCCCGCCCCCGAGGGACCCATCACCGCGGTGAACGAGCCCCGGGCGAAGGCGAGGGACAGGTCGCGCAGCGCGTGGACGGCCCCGGCGCCCTTCCCGTACGTCTTGCGGACGCCGTCCAGGCGCACCACCCAGGGCGAGTTGTTCACTTTCGGCCTCCACTGCTCGCGCTCATCACCGGCACACCCCGAACGTAGGTTCATGACCAGGCGCGACAACACGGCGTGGACTGGAGAATCGATGGTGCAGAAAACTGCCGCTCGCAGCGCGCCCACGGCCCCCGGCACCGCCGGTTGGTAAGGTGATCGCGATGTCGACGCAGAGGATTTGAGGAGCTGTGCGAACGCCCAGAGCTGCGGCGTTGCAGCGGCTCCGGCCCGAAGAGTGGATCGGGCAGATCCGCCGGATCGCGATCCGCTTCCCTCCGGCCGCCGCCTACATCCTGATCTGTTTGGGGACCGGGCTGGTCGGGCTGGCGCTGTGCTACCTGCTCATCGCGGTCTTCGTGCTCTGTCTGGTCGGCACGGGCTTCCTGCTGTTGCCCGGAAGCCTGCGGGTCCTGCGGCGGTTCGCGGAGTACCACCGGGGCCTGGTGGGCCGTCGGTTGGGCGCCGAGGTCCACACCCCGTACCGCGACCTGGCCCCCGGCTGGGCCACGCCCGGCAAGCCCTCGCTGCGCGACGCGGCGGTCCGCAAGGACCTGGTGTGGTTGCTGGCCCACAGCCTCGCCGGCACGGCGGTGTGTGTCGTGGCCCTGAGCGTGTGCGGCCATGCGGTCAACTGGCTCTCCGCGCCGGTGTGGTGGAAACTCGCGCCGAGCGAGCGCGACGCCGTCATCCTGGTGAACGTCGACTCGTGGCCCAAAGCCGCCTTCGCGGCGGCCGTCGGCATCGGCTACGCCGTGGTGGCCATGGCGGTCATGCGGTTGCTCGCCGACGTGCACGCGCGCGCGTCGCGCCGGCTGCTGGTCGCCCGCCCCCGAGTGGCGCTCGCCCAACGCGTCCACGAACTGACCGTGAGCCGGGCCGAGGCACTCGACGCGCACGGCGCCGAGCTGCGCCGCATCGAGCGGGACCTGCACGACGGCGCCCAGGCCGACATCGTGGCCGTCTTCCTGCGCCTGGGCATGATCAAACGGGCCCTCAGCCGGCGGCCGGAGCAGGTCCCTGAACTGGTCGACACCGCCCAGCACCTCGCCGAACAAGCCCTGGAGTCCCTGCGGAACCTGGTGCGCGGCATCTACCCACCGGTCCTCGCCGACCGCGGGCTGACCGAAGCGGTCCGGGCGCTCGCCGCCCTCAGCGCCGTCCCCACCACGATCGACGTCGACGAGGCGGCCGACCCGCCGCCCCGCGCGCCGGCCGCGGCCGAGACCGCCGCCTACTTCGTGATCTCCGAGGCGCTCACCAACGTCGCCAAACACAGCGGCGCCACCGTCGCGCTGGTCCGGCTCCGGATCACCGACACCATGATCCGGATCCGGGTCGAGGACGACGGGAAGGGCGGCGCCGCCGAGGGCGCGGGAAGCGGGATCCTCGGACTCCGGCGGCGGGTCGCCGCGCTTGACGGGACCACCGAGCTGTCCAGCCCGCCCGGGGGGCCGACCGTACTGAGAGCGGAGATTCCATGCGGATCCTGATCGCCGAAGACAACGCCCTGCTCCGCGAGGGACTGGCTGCGCTGCTCGGCAGCGAGGGACACCACGTCGTCGCGGCCGTCGGCCACGGCGACGAACTGCTGCCGGCCCTGCTCGAACACCGGCCGGACGTCGCGGTCGTCGACGTCCGCCTGCCGCCGACGTTCCGCGACGAGGGGCTGCGGGCCGTGGTGGAGGCCCGCCGGCGGCTGCCCGACCTCCCGGTCCTGGTGCTCTCGCAGTACGTCGAACGCACCTACGCGACCGAGCTCCTCGCCCAGAACGCTTCCGGCGTCGGCTACCTGCTGAAGGACCGGGTCGGGCGCGCCGACGAGTTCCTGGAGGCGCTGGAGCGGGTGGCCGGCGGCGGCACGGCGATGGACCCGCAGGTCATCACCCAGCTGATGATCCGGCGGGCCGGCGACGATCCGCTGGCCGCGCTGACCCCGCGGGAGCGCGAGGTCCTGGCGCTGATGGCCGAGGGCCGCAACAACAGCACCATCGCTCAGCTGCTGTTCCTCGCCGAGAGCTCGGTGAACAAGCACATCGGAAGCATCTTCGCCAAGCTGGGCATGCCGACGCCCGAGAGCGGCAACCGGCGGGTGCTCGCCGTCCTGACCTACCTTCGGTCCTGAGCTTCGGCGAACGCGCCCGGCTCCCGTGCGGTGGTGCAGAAAACTGCACCGCTGAACGGGAGTCAGCACCGATGAAAGCTCCTGCGCCCCGACCCACGATGGAGGAGTCAAAGCAGCCTCACGTCAGGAGCGATCATGCCGGAGCAGACGGGTTGGAAGCCCGCGAAGGAAAAGCCGATGTGGCCCTGGATCGTCCTCGTGGTGGTCGTCGTGGGCGTGGCGATCAATGTGTTTCTGACGGTGTGAGGCGGCCGGCGGCGACTATTCGCTCCCGTATTCGCTCGCGTCGTTCTTCGCGCCGTTCTCAAGACGAGCCTGCTTGACCTCGCGGGCCAGGTTCCACGGGTCCGCGAGCGGGCCCAGGTGGCCGAGCTTGTCGGGGTTGAGCACCGAGCGGATCATCTGGATCCGGCCGTCGAGCACGTCGAGGACCAGCGTGCCGGCCACGTTGCCGTCCCGGTCGCGCAGGATCGCGCCCGGCTGGCCGTTCACCTGGTGCGGTTCCACGTGGGCGATGCGGGAGATCGTCGGGAAGACGCCGGCGAGCAGCCGGGCCACGTTGTCGGCGCCGATCACGCTGCGGGCCAGTGCGGGCGCCTTGCCGCCGGCGTCGCCGACCATCTGGACGTCCGCGGCCAGCAGTTCCCGGAGCCCGCCGACGTCGCCGTCCCGCAGGGCGTCGAAGAACCGTGCGGACAGTTCCGCACGCTCCTTCTGGTCCGCTTCGAAGCGGGGGCGGCCCAGGTCCATGTGCCGGCGGGCCCGCACCGCGAGCTGACGGCACGCCGCCTCCGAGCGCCCGACGGAGTTCGCGATCTCGGGGAAGCCGAACCCGAACACCTCCCGCAGCACGAACACCGCCCGCTCCAGCGGGGACAGCCGCTCCAGTAGCAGCAAGGCCGCCATCGACACCGAGTCCGCCAGCTCCGCCGAACGCTCCGGGTCCTGATACGGGTCGGACAGCAGCGGCTCGGGGAACCAGGGCCCCACGTAGGTCTCCCGCCGCACCCGGGCCGAACGCAGCACGTCGATCGAGGCCCGCGTGACCAGAGCGGACAGGAACGCCTTCGTCGAGGTGGGCACCGTCGCCGAGGCCATGTAGCGCAGCCAGGTGTCCTGGACCGTGTCCTCGGCCTCGGTCACACTGCCCAGGATCCGGTAGGCGATGGAGAACAGCAGCGGCCGAAGCTCCTGGAACTCCTCGGCCCGCGTCGTGGCGGACGTGCTCATGCCAACTCCTTCTGGAATCCCAGTCGCCACGACGGATACCGCAGCTGCCAGCCCAGTTCCCGCTTCGCCTTGGCGTTGGAGAAGCCGCGCCCCTCGACCATCATCCCCACTGCCATCTCCCCGGCCACCAGCCGGGCCAGCCACGCCGGCAGCCGCCGCGGCGGCTTGGCCCCCACGCACTGCGCGAGGTACGGCAGCCACTCGCGCATGGGGGCCGGCTCGTCGTCGACGATGTTGAACACGCCGGTCGCCCGCTGCTCCACCGCCAGCACGGTCGCGGCGGCGGCGTCGTCCAGATGCACCCACGACGAGTATCCGGTCCCGCCGCCGATGATCGGGAGCAGCCGCTTACGGACCAACGCGACCTGCTCGTCGTTGGCTCCCGGCCCGTAGAACCCGCCGTAGCGCAGGACGGCGCCGCCGGCCTCGACGACCACTTCCTCCAAGTGGACCAGCGCTTTCGTCCCCTCGGTCACCTCCAGCGGATCGTCCTCGGTCTTGACCCACCCACCCTGCCGGATCCCGTTGAAACTGCCGTGGCTCTGCGCCACGACGTGACCCACCCCCACCGCCTCGGCCGCAGCGAGCAGATGGTCCATCCCCTCGGTCCGCAGCCGGTTGGTGACAGCGAAGAACCGATCGGCCTTGCGCGGATTGAGCTTTCCGGCGTGCGCCTGGGACAGCCCGGTCATCTGGTTCACGATCACGTCCGGCCGCGCCGTGGCCACCGCCTGGCCGACCGACGCCGCGTCCAAACCGTC is a genomic window containing:
- a CDS encoding alginate lyase family protein, whose amino-acid sequence is MKRSRTTPRILAALALVTSLFAPSAATASAAGSAQQSSPAHRFQVPATVVLDGYRLALTRELVRVGLPSLQAPLADLRKQADAALTAGPWSVTDKPQLPPSGDKHDYLSQAPYWWPTQPATAANPWGCPYVQRDGVRNPAIDDITDHAERGEMFNAVYDLTLAWYYTGDAAYAQRAALDLRTWFVDPATRMNPSLDYTQFIPCAVSGRGIGIIDFSQQFTDILDAVALLNTGAPGWSAADQAGMTTWNKQFLGWLQTSKNASDEAASTNNHGSFFDMQEAALALATGQPALARSIVVTAQTKRLNVQIAANGGLPLELARTRSFHYSTFDLVALTRLAMIGKHVGVDLWHYATPTGGTLFKAVDFVVPAATGQAAWTYPELQFQAFAADDVVHAAADAGDRTARAAVSHLPTPPGGDIWLLRPAPEQLDPISGS
- a CDS encoding carbohydrate-binding protein — encoded protein: MRIGRRNLRAALTAGSAFGLAVGATAVAVATAPAAQATTCAAAWSSTAVYTAGQQASENGTNYTANWWTQGNDPATNNGGSGTGQPWTSNGACTGGGTTGGGTGGGTGGTGGGTGGVSGLLLSPYKDVTVNMNWNTYQMQSAVTGSALPVVGSGSLVSQYIPKLPAITLAFATGSCGSETWGGVPAAGFASENVAQLHAANLNYVVSTGGAAGTFTCASTSGMDSFIARYASPNMVGVDFDIEGGQSQSDIQNLVASAVGAQAQYPNLQFSFTLATLGASDGSYGGVNSLGDEVVRAVRGSSLNHYVINLMTMDYGSGSSSVCVVSGSSCQMAQSAIQAVKNLEHTYGIPASKIAVTPMIGMNDATSEIFTVADVNTLSSYATSNGLAGLHFWSLDRDTPCSDTYASPTCNSIPSTTALQYTKQFMSDTGH
- a CDS encoding FtsX-like permease family protein, producing MFQLIVKTLRERKAGFVGAFVALFGASVLITAFGIILQSGIGNGVPVQRYAAAPIVVGGDRSFSVHDGKKTKSKPITDVAGVPADLVGRVAGIPGVGRAVGVLTFPAQVVDKDGKLVQGADGRTSDGTNWSAAGLGPFQRDGREPQQADEVVLERSVADRVQAKVGDSVEIASTRAATPYRVVGIVTFTGGGALRTPPVFFADDEARTLFGRPDQVSAIGVLADQGTNGTDIGTLKGRIGAALKGTGTELYTGAGRSSVENPDVASARGTLKELAGALGGTVVIITMMVVGSTLALNVHQRRRELALLRAVGATPKQIHKMIAGEVLLISVVASVLGCFPGTAVAGLLRAAFSAVGMLPEDFEFSYGPIPMVAAVGIGVLAAQVAGFTVARKVVAIRPVEALSGSQTEQPGLGRARVVFGALLLLIGFAASTLPLFFGSVFAVAGAATGGLLMVIACLMLAPPVVARATRLLAAPFRRRFGDLGYLAVANTQANARRLAAGIGPLILAIGFASVQLFIPTTMSAAAGDQARAGVLADYTLTGEAGGLPVDAPQQIRGLPGVETAVGTIRIDLYASTPLLGSPEIFKYSAEGLAPGDLDRVVDLDVTSGSLDKLAPDTVALSKGAAATLGVGIGDKARIHLPDGQTVHPQVIAIYQRGLGFGDVTLTAETLLQHSSRRLYDSVLVRVAGTADPKKTEAELTALTTRYPGLQVRDKGGLSAAQQRTATAGLLGNALPLVLVFGYIAVAVANTLVMTTLSRTREFALLRLVGATPDQVLRMMRMETLMLILIAVAVGTLVPLPPLMMVSLGLTGSPLPYIPPLLYLAIITATSALAAAAVLIPTRLALRARPVEAG
- a CDS encoding ABC transporter ATP-binding protein; amino-acid sequence: MNLRSGCAGDEREQWRPKVNNSPWVVRLDGVRKTYGKGAGAVHALRDLSLAFARGSFTAVMGPSGAGKSTFLHCAAGLDRPDAGSVVLSGTDLSTLDEVGLTILRRERVGFVFQAYNLLSALSVADNVTVPLMLAGRRIDPARLHEVLGQVGLAEQMNRRPAELSGGQQQRVAIARALVARPEVVFADEPTGALDTRTARQVLGLLREVVDRLGQTVVMVTHDPVAASYAHRVVFLADGRHAEEMTHPTPERVAEQMTKLGEW
- a CDS encoding sensor histidine kinase, whose product is MRTPRAAALQRLRPEEWIGQIRRIAIRFPPAAAYILICLGTGLVGLALCYLLIAVFVLCLVGTGFLLLPGSLRVLRRFAEYHRGLVGRRLGAEVHTPYRDLAPGWATPGKPSLRDAAVRKDLVWLLAHSLAGTAVCVVALSVCGHAVNWLSAPVWWKLAPSERDAVILVNVDSWPKAAFAAAVGIGYAVVAMAVMRLLADVHARASRRLLVARPRVALAQRVHELTVSRAEALDAHGAELRRIERDLHDGAQADIVAVFLRLGMIKRALSRRPEQVPELVDTAQHLAEQALESLRNLVRGIYPPVLADRGLTEAVRALAALSAVPTTIDVDEAADPPPRAPAAAETAAYFVISEALTNVAKHSGATVALVRLRITDTMIRIRVEDDGKGGAAEGAGSGILGLRRRVAALDGTTELSSPPGGPTVLRAEIPCGS
- a CDS encoding response regulator, whose amino-acid sequence is MRILIAEDNALLREGLAALLGSEGHHVVAAVGHGDELLPALLEHRPDVAVVDVRLPPTFRDEGLRAVVEARRRLPDLPVLVLSQYVERTYATELLAQNASGVGYLLKDRVGRADEFLEALERVAGGGTAMDPQVITQLMIRRAGDDPLAALTPREREVLALMAEGRNNSTIAQLLFLAESSVNKHIGSIFAKLGMPTPESGNRRVLAVLTYLRS
- a CDS encoding RNA polymerase sigma-70 factor, producing MSTSATTRAEEFQELRPLLFSIAYRILGSVTEAEDTVQDTWLRYMASATVPTSTKAFLSALVTRASIDVLRSARVRRETYVGPWFPEPLLSDPYQDPERSAELADSVSMAALLLLERLSPLERAVFVLREVFGFGFPEIANSVGRSEAACRQLAVRARRHMDLGRPRFEADQKERAELSARFFDALRDGDVGGLRELLAADVQMVGDAGGKAPALARSVIGADNVARLLAGVFPTISRIAHVEPHQVNGQPGAILRDRDGNVAGTLVLDVLDGRIQMIRSVLNPDKLGHLGPLADPWNLAREVKQARLENGAKNDASEYGSE
- a CDS encoding NAD-dependent epimerase/dehydratase family protein translates to MRVFVAGGTGVLGQRLLPRLVAGGHQVTATTTSAAKLELLTRLGVEGVVMDGLDAASVGQAVATARPDVIVNQMTGLSQAHAGKLNPRKADRFFAVTNRLRTEGMDHLLAAAEAVGVGHVVAQSHGSFNGIRQGGWVKTEDDPLEVTEGTKALVHLEEVVVEAGGAVLRYGGFYGPGANDEQVALVRKRLLPIIGGGTGYSSWVHLDDAAAATVLAVEQRATGVFNIVDDEPAPMREWLPYLAQCVGAKPPRRLPAWLARLVAGEMAVGMMVEGRGFSNAKAKRELGWQLRYPSWRLGFQKELA